The following are encoded together in the Janthinobacterium sp. Marseille genome:
- a CDS encoding CsgG/HfaB family protein, translated as MSKRLLRILPLCLTGVLLSACSTMDMGNSGAKTAATGSAGGANAQNANASLERCDRPLGTMAIIEDTSAPWYGILTGQYKLGSTVPVLKLLVQQSNCFVVVERGRGMNAMMGERALEQSGELRKKSNFGKGKMVAADYGLNPSITFSNNNAGGAGGSVAGLLGGGFGSAVAGIAANVNSKEASTLLSVVDNRSGVQIAAAEGSAKSMDFGALGQLFGSSAGGSVGGYSNTAEGKVIVAAFTDSYNNVVRAVKNYRQQNVAGGLGTGGQLGVQGDDSKPTAKKKKAPAKPATKPVAQ; from the coding sequence ATGTCGAAACGTTTACTTCGCATCTTGCCGCTCTGTCTGACCGGCGTTCTGCTGAGTGCCTGTTCCACCATGGACATGGGCAATAGCGGTGCAAAAACTGCAGCGACCGGTTCCGCCGGCGGTGCCAATGCACAAAATGCCAATGCTTCACTCGAGCGCTGCGATCGTCCTCTGGGCACCATGGCTATCATCGAAGATACCAGCGCGCCGTGGTACGGCATCCTGACCGGCCAATACAAACTCGGTTCGACAGTACCTGTCCTCAAATTGCTGGTACAGCAATCCAACTGCTTCGTCGTGGTTGAACGCGGCCGCGGCATGAACGCCATGATGGGCGAACGCGCACTCGAGCAATCCGGTGAACTGCGCAAAAAATCGAATTTCGGTAAAGGCAAAATGGTTGCCGCCGACTACGGCCTCAATCCATCGATTACCTTCAGCAACAATAATGCCGGTGGCGCCGGCGGTAGCGTAGCAGGCTTGTTGGGTGGCGGCTTCGGCAGCGCAGTGGCTGGCATCGCAGCCAACGTCAACAGCAAGGAAGCCAGCACACTGCTGAGTGTGGTCGACAACCGTTCGGGCGTACAGATCGCAGCAGCTGAAGGCAGCGCCAAGAGCATGGACTTCGGTGCGCTCGGTCAACTGTTCGGCTCCAGCGCAGGTGGCAGCGTCGGTGGTTACTCGAACACGGCTGAAGGCAAAGTCATCGTAGCGGCATTTACCGACTCGTATAACAATGTCGTACGCGCAGTGAAAAACTACCGTCAACAAAACGTGGCCGGTGGCCTCGGTACCGGTGGGCAACTGGGCGTCCAGGGTGACGATAGCAAACCAACCGCCAAGAAGAAAAAAGCTCCGGCCAAGCCAGCAACAAAACCGGTAGCACAGTAA
- a CDS encoding PLP-dependent aminotransferase family protein produces the protein MTNTAKSPSTTPATTEAPRPLLSRTAGSSLIEQIVQLITSRIDDKILRTGARMPSIRQFSDQHQVSRFTVVEAYDRLVAGGLLESRRGSGFYVRDRAPMLTPRAQGLQSAAQQPVDVVWLVRNMFRQLPPQKMPGVGLLPNEWLDGDLVANALRAVSRQNPNLLLQYGIPQGFLPLRQQLQLKMAELEISATPDQFVTTAGVTQGLDLVARHYIQPGDTIFVDDPGWFLMFGSFAALGAKVVGIPRLPDGPDIAQLTALAELHRPKLFIINSILHNPTSTSLSAAKAFQVLKIAEQYDFMIVEDDIYCDMHPGAAVQAATRIAALDQLNRVIYLGGFSKTLAANLRVGFIATSPEIARQLADRKMLTALTTTEITERVVYRILSEGHYRKHTDRLRTKLNAVRDKTIRQMERIGIKIHFHTPAGMFAWTDVGCDATILAEKAMEQGYLLAPGSLFSPNQLPSTNMRFNVAAMADPGIMRFLEREIGKS, from the coding sequence ATGACCAATACAGCCAAATCGCCAAGCACCACTCCCGCAACCACGGAAGCGCCGCGCCCCCTGCTGTCACGCACTGCAGGCAGCTCGCTGATCGAGCAAATCGTGCAACTGATTACCAGCCGCATCGATGACAAAATCCTGCGCACCGGCGCACGCATGCCATCGATACGCCAGTTCTCCGACCAGCACCAGGTCTCGCGCTTTACCGTGGTCGAAGCCTATGACCGCCTGGTCGCCGGTGGCTTGCTGGAATCACGGCGCGGTTCCGGCTTCTACGTCAGGGACCGCGCCCCCATGTTGACGCCGCGCGCGCAGGGCTTGCAGTCGGCGGCACAACAACCGGTCGACGTCGTATGGCTGGTACGCAATATGTTCCGCCAGTTGCCACCGCAAAAAATGCCGGGCGTCGGCTTGTTGCCGAATGAATGGCTGGATGGCGACCTGGTCGCCAATGCGCTGCGTGCAGTGAGTCGGCAAAACCCCAACCTGCTGCTGCAATACGGCATCCCGCAAGGCTTCCTGCCGCTGCGCCAGCAATTGCAATTGAAAATGGCTGAACTGGAAATCTCGGCCACGCCGGATCAGTTCGTCACGACAGCCGGCGTGACCCAGGGCCTGGACCTGGTGGCCCGTCATTACATACAACCGGGCGACACCATCTTTGTCGACGACCCGGGCTGGTTCCTGATGTTTGGTTCTTTCGCCGCACTCGGTGCCAAGGTAGTCGGCATCCCGCGCCTGCCGGATGGACCGGATATCGCGCAACTGACCGCGCTGGCGGAATTGCACCGGCCGAAGCTGTTTATCATCAATTCCATCCTGCACAATCCGACCTCGACCTCGCTGTCTGCGGCCAAGGCTTTCCAGGTCTTGAAGATCGCCGAGCAATACGATTTCATGATCGTGGAAGACGATATCTACTGCGATATGCATCCCGGCGCCGCGGTGCAGGCGGCAACGCGGATTGCGGCGCTGGACCAGTTGAACCGCGTGATTTACCTCGGTGGCTTTTCCAAGACGCTGGCGGCCAACCTGCGCGTCGGCTTCATCGCCACCTCTCCCGAAATCGCGCGGCAGTTGGCCGACCGCAAGATGCTGACAGCACTGACCACGACTGAAATTACCGAGCGCGTGGTCTACCGCATCCTGTCTGAAGGGCATTACCGCAAGCATACGGATCGGCTGCGCACCAAGCTCAATGCGGTACGCGACAAGACCATACGGCAGATGGAACGCATCGGGATCAAAATCCACTTCCACACGCCGGCCGGGATGTTTGCCTGGACCGATGTCGGTTGCGACGCCACCATCCTGGCGGAGAAAGCAATGGAACAAGGCTATTTGCTGGCACCCGGCAGCCTGTTTTCGCCGAATCAACTGCCGTCAACCAATATGCGCTTCAATGTCGCAGCGATGGCTGATCCGGGTATCATGCGTTTCCTTGAGCGGGAGATAGGGAAGTCTTGA
- a CDS encoding LysE family translocator translates to MESLLPLALFAFVSSITPGPNNIMLTSSGIRFGFVRSLPHMFGVVFGFSVILALCAAGIGSLIVAMPALHILLKTIGSTYLVYLAWQLRGMAFTQGDDDTVQPMSFIGASLFQFANPKAWVMAVTGAAAFLPPVQPVWLAITVFCFIFGIVNLPCIGIWAGTGAVLRRYLTQAKWRRLFCTIMIILTLYSAAAIWL, encoded by the coding sequence ATGGAATCCCTGTTACCGCTTGCCCTGTTCGCCTTTGTTTCGTCGATTACGCCGGGGCCGAATAACATCATGCTGACTTCATCCGGCATACGTTTCGGTTTTGTACGTTCCTTGCCGCATATGTTTGGCGTGGTCTTTGGCTTCAGCGTCATCCTCGCATTGTGTGCGGCCGGGATAGGTAGCCTGATCGTTGCCATGCCAGCCTTGCATATCCTGTTGAAGACGATAGGTTCGACTTACCTGGTGTACCTGGCCTGGCAGTTGCGCGGCATGGCTTTTACGCAGGGCGATGATGATACTGTGCAGCCGATGTCCTTCATCGGTGCTTCGCTCTTCCAGTTTGCCAATCCAAAGGCATGGGTGATGGCGGTGACCGGCGCTGCCGCTTTCCTGCCGCCGGTACAACCGGTGTGGCTGGCGATCACCGTGTTTTGCTTCATCTTCGGCATCGTCAATTTGCCTTGCATAGGCATCTGGGCCGGCACCGGGGCGGTGCTGCGGCGTTACCTGACACAGGCGAAATGGCGTCGCCTGTTTTGCACCATCATGATCATCCTGACCTTGTACTCTGCAGCAGCAATCTGGCTATGA
- a CDS encoding RidA family protein: MSFYDKLKALNIELPAVATPAAAYVMYVQSGNTVFLSGHIAKKDGKPWVGQLGKNMTTEEAKLAARGVAVDLMATLQAACGGDLNRVKRIVKVMSLVNSTGDYTEQHLVTNGASELFGEVFGAQGVHARSAFGVAQIPLGACVEIELIAEVI; the protein is encoded by the coding sequence ATGTCTTTTTACGACAAGCTGAAAGCATTGAATATCGAATTGCCTGCGGTAGCCACCCCGGCTGCGGCTTACGTCATGTACGTACAAAGCGGCAACACGGTTTTCCTTTCCGGCCATATCGCCAAAAAAGACGGCAAGCCTTGGGTAGGTCAGCTGGGTAAAAACATGACCACCGAAGAAGCCAAGCTGGCGGCACGCGGCGTCGCGGTCGACCTGATGGCAACGCTGCAGGCAGCCTGCGGCGGCGACTTGAATCGCGTCAAGCGCATCGTCAAGGTCATGAGCCTGGTGAACTCCACCGGCGATTACACCGAGCAGCATCTGGTCACCAATGGCGCCTCCGAACTGTTCGGCGAAGTATTCGGCGCACAGGGCGTGCATGCGCGATCCGCTTTTGGCGTGGCGCAGATTCCGCTTGGCGCTTGCGTAGAAATTGAATTGATCGCTGAAGTGATCTAA
- a CDS encoding sensor domain-containing diguanylate cyclase, with protein sequence MINLEQMDLILEALPDPAFILSRSGKYVAVFGGRDTRYYHDGTGLIGLYISDVVKPEKANWFLEQIARALESRKLVVEEYELSNRDVKGLDDDGPKDPIWFEGRIQALSFLVDDEEVVLWVASNISERHILEGKLRELSDTDQLTGLFNRRKLEHDLTLHYESLLRYSVPTSVFIFDLDNLKKINDTKGHHAGDEIIQAVADICRSAIRKADTACRFGGDEFVIALPNTELEQAMQLAERLHDRFRKELSRFSVGDTVVTASIGVTSMVPEDRSYEDTLKRADRALYEAKSMGKDRIVSA encoded by the coding sequence ATGATCAATCTTGAACAGATGGACTTAATTCTTGAAGCCTTGCCGGATCCGGCTTTCATCCTGTCTCGCAGCGGCAAATACGTTGCAGTATTCGGTGGCCGCGATACGCGTTATTACCATGATGGCACCGGCCTGATCGGCCTGTATATTTCAGACGTGGTCAAGCCTGAGAAGGCAAACTGGTTTCTCGAACAGATTGCCAGGGCGCTCGAGTCCCGCAAGCTGGTGGTCGAAGAGTACGAACTGAGTAACCGGGACGTAAAAGGCCTGGACGATGACGGTCCGAAAGATCCTATCTGGTTTGAAGGACGCATCCAGGCCCTGAGTTTTTTAGTGGACGACGAAGAGGTGGTGCTCTGGGTCGCGAGTAATATTTCAGAACGACACATCCTGGAGGGCAAGCTGAGGGAGTTAAGCGATACCGATCAGCTGACCGGCCTTTTCAACCGCAGAAAACTCGAGCATGACCTGACACTGCACTACGAATCATTGCTCAGGTATTCAGTGCCGACTTCGGTCTTTATCTTTGATTTGGATAACCTCAAGAAAATCAACGACACCAAAGGACATCATGCCGGGGATGAGATTATCCAGGCGGTGGCTGATATTTGTCGTTCAGCGATCCGCAAAGCGGATACTGCATGCCGCTTCGGTGGTGATGAGTTTGTGATTGCCTTGCCCAATACCGAACTTGAACAGGCGATGCAGCTCGCCGAGCGCTTACATGATCGCTTCAGGAAAGAGCTTAGCCGGTTTTCAGTGGGTGATACTGTCGTCACGGCGAGCATTGGTGTGACAAGTATGGTGCCGGAAGATCGATCATACGAGGACACACTCAAACGGGCAGATCGTGCGCTGTATGAAGCGAAAAGCATGGGCAAGGATAGGATTGTTTCTGCTTGA
- a CDS encoding PLP-dependent aminotransferase family protein — MKIEHPTPINWQFAKRAEQLQSSVIREILKITMRPDIISFAGGLPSPETFPVEHMKAAFDNVLSRQGKIALQYGPSDGYAPLREWIADSLSIEGATITPDQVLMVSGSQQALDLLGKVLIEENSKVLVETPSYLGALQAFSVYQPQFVSVPTDDYGLLPEAVDGIADGARLLYALPNFHNPTGRTMSVERRIALVETCARRGLPLIEDDPYGALSYRAEPLPKMLTMNPSGVIYMGSFSKVLTPGIRLGYVVGPTPLIRKLEQAKQAADLHTSQLTQMVVYEAIKDGFLAEHIPSIRTLYANQCQVMLDALAEFAPEGVKWNKPEGGMFIWVTLPKHIDCMQLLEEAIAQKVAFVPGAPFYANEPEKNTLRLSFVTVPPEKIREGVSKLAKLIAAKI; from the coding sequence ATGAAAATCGAACATCCAACGCCGATCAACTGGCAATTCGCCAAACGTGCAGAACAGCTGCAAAGTTCGGTCATCCGCGAAATCCTGAAGATCACGATGCGCCCGGACATCATTTCCTTTGCCGGCGGTTTGCCGTCACCGGAAACCTTCCCGGTCGAGCATATGAAAGCGGCTTTCGACAATGTATTGTCACGCCAGGGCAAGATCGCGTTGCAATACGGACCTAGCGATGGTTATGCGCCGTTGCGCGAATGGATCGCCGACTCCTTGTCGATCGAGGGCGCGACGATTACGCCGGATCAGGTCTTGATGGTGTCTGGTTCGCAGCAGGCGCTGGATTTGCTCGGCAAGGTTTTGATTGAAGAAAACAGCAAGGTGCTGGTGGAAACACCAAGCTACCTGGGCGCCCTGCAAGCCTTCTCGGTTTATCAGCCGCAATTCGTTTCGGTGCCTACCGATGACTACGGCTTGTTGCCGGAAGCCGTGGATGGCATCGCCGATGGTGCACGCCTGCTGTATGCATTACCGAACTTCCACAATCCTACCGGCCGCACGATGTCGGTAGAACGTCGTATCGCCTTGGTAGAAACCTGCGCCCGTCGCGGTTTGCCACTGATCGAAGATGATCCTTACGGTGCACTCAGCTATCGCGCCGAACCATTGCCAAAAATGCTGACGATGAATCCGAGCGGCGTGATTTACATGGGTTCTTTCTCGAAAGTACTGACACCGGGCATACGCCTGGGTTATGTAGTCGGCCCGACCCCATTGATCCGCAAACTGGAACAGGCGAAGCAGGCAGCCGATTTGCACACTTCGCAATTGACGCAAATGGTGGTGTACGAAGCGATCAAGGATGGCTTCCTCGCTGAACATATTCCATCGATACGTACCTTGTATGCGAACCAGTGCCAGGTCATGCTGGATGCGCTGGCTGAATTCGCACCGGAAGGTGTGAAGTGGAACAAGCCGGAAGGCGGCATGTTCATCTGGGTAACGCTGCCCAAGCATATCGACTGCATGCAGTTGCTGGAAGAAGCGATTGCGCAAAAGGTTGCCTTCGTACCGGGCGCACCTTTTTATGCGAACGAACCGGAGAAGAATACTTTGCGCCTGAGCTTTGTGACGGTACCGCCGGAGAAAATACGGGAAGGTGTTTCCAAGCTGGCCAAGTTGATTGCCGCAAAAATTTGA
- a CDS encoding ecotin family protein, giving the protein MKTTWIPAFLALLLAMPLAHAADDMKAFPPAEKGMTRHVLQLPAQSDESAFKVELIVGKEVATDERNRYFFGGVIEEKNIDGWGYTRYVVPKLGPMAGTLMAVDPNAPKVTRFITLSGSPYLIRYNSRLPVVVYVPKGVEVRYRIWRAGEEVKKIEQG; this is encoded by the coding sequence ATGAAAACAACATGGATCCCGGCTTTCCTGGCATTGCTGCTGGCAATGCCATTGGCACATGCGGCAGATGATATGAAAGCCTTCCCGCCGGCGGAGAAAGGCATGACGCGTCATGTCCTGCAGTTACCGGCACAAAGCGATGAATCCGCTTTCAAGGTCGAACTGATCGTCGGTAAGGAAGTGGCGACCGATGAACGTAATCGCTACTTCTTCGGCGGCGTGATCGAAGAAAAAAATATCGATGGCTGGGGCTATACACGTTATGTCGTGCCCAAGCTCGGACCTATGGCCGGCACCCTGATGGCGGTCGACCCGAATGCGCCCAAGGTCACACGCTTCATTACATTGAGTGGCAGTCCTTACCTGATCCGTTACAACAGCCGCTTGCCGGTGGTGGTGTATGTACCCAAGGGGGTGGAAGTCCGCTACCGCATCTGGCGCGCCGGTGAAGAAGTGAAAAAGATAGAGCAGGGCTGA
- a CDS encoding GNAT family N-acetyltransferase yields the protein MIPKPSVPVLQGTRVLLRPWTDADLAPFAAMNADAAVMQHFPATLSRAESDQLASRVRAHFEQYGFGVWVLEIPGELAFAGCVGLQHVAFDAHFTPAVEIAWRLVRPAWGKHYATEAAECALRYAFEVKQFPEIVSFTVPANLRSQAVMQRLRMHSKAEDNFTHPKLAAGHPLSTHVLYRLRRDEWAA from the coding sequence GTGATTCCTAAACCTTCTGTCCCGGTACTACAAGGAACACGCGTCCTGTTACGCCCATGGACCGATGCAGACCTGGCGCCCTTCGCCGCAATGAATGCCGACGCCGCAGTCATGCAACACTTCCCGGCCACACTAAGCCGTGCAGAAAGCGATCAACTCGCAAGCCGCGTACGGGCACATTTCGAACAATATGGTTTTGGCGTCTGGGTGCTGGAAATCCCCGGCGAACTGGCCTTTGCTGGCTGCGTCGGTTTGCAGCATGTAGCCTTCGATGCCCATTTCACGCCGGCGGTGGAAATCGCGTGGCGCCTGGTGCGCCCGGCCTGGGGCAAACACTACGCAACGGAAGCGGCAGAATGTGCGTTGCGCTATGCCTTTGAAGTAAAACAATTTCCAGAGATTGTTTCGTTCACGGTTCCCGCCAACCTGCGCTCGCAAGCAGTGATGCAGCGCCTGCGCATGCATAGCAAGGCAGAAGACAATTTCACCCATCCAAAACTGGCGGCAGGGCACCCGCTCAGTACACATGTCTTATACCGACTCCGGCGCGATGAATGGGCCGCATAA
- the htpG gene encoding molecular chaperone HtpG has translation MAVSEQKQTLGFQAEVKQLLQLMIHSLYSNKEIFLRELISNASDAADKLRFEAINNGALFENDPDLKIKVSFDKEARTITISDNGIGMTRDDAVEHLGTIAKSGTKEFFSKLSGDQQKDAALIGQFGVGFYSGFIIADRITVETRRAGTDASAGVRWESEGAGDFTVEAIDKANRGTDIILHLREGEDEFLSSWKLKSIIRKYSDHISLPIMMQKEEWDEEKKETVVRDEWETINQASALWARSKNEITPEQYVEFYKHVSHDFGEPLTYTHNRVEGRSEYTQLLYIPSQAPFDLWDRNKRGGIKLYVKRVFIMDDAEQLMPVYLRFVKGVIDSADLPLNVSREILQESRDVKVIREGSTKRVLSMLEELANSDEQADKDKYVTFWNAFGQVLKEGIGEDASNKERIAKLLRFASTHNDSDAQTVSFADYIARMKEGQSKIYYATGESYNAAKNSPHLEIFRKKGIEVLLLTDRVDEWMLSFLEDFDGKELSSVAKGDLDLGELEDEAEKKQHQETEDQYKELVAKMQTALADKAKEVRITFRLTDSPACLVAGENELSGNLMRMLKAAGQDAPDAKPTLEINPDHPLVQRLKYEDAKFDDWSNILFDQALLAEGGNLNDPAGFVKRLNEMLLGLAAK, from the coding sequence ATGGCTGTCTCCGAACAAAAACAAACCCTGGGCTTTCAAGCCGAAGTAAAACAACTGCTGCAACTGATGATCCATTCCTTGTACTCGAACAAGGAAATCTTCCTGCGCGAACTGATCTCAAACGCGTCCGATGCGGCCGACAAGCTGCGCTTTGAAGCGATCAACAACGGTGCGCTGTTTGAAAACGATCCCGACCTGAAGATCAAGGTCAGCTTCGACAAGGAAGCCCGTACGATTACCATTTCGGATAACGGCATCGGCATGACACGCGATGACGCGGTCGAGCACCTCGGCACCATCGCCAAATCCGGCACCAAGGAATTCTTTTCGAAACTGTCCGGCGACCAACAAAAAGATGCGGCACTGATCGGCCAGTTCGGCGTCGGCTTTTACTCCGGCTTCATCATCGCCGACCGCATCACAGTCGAAACCCGTCGTGCCGGCACCGATGCCAGCGCCGGTGTGCGTTGGGAATCCGAAGGTGCAGGCGACTTCACGGTAGAAGCGATCGACAAGGCAAATCGCGGCACCGACATCATCCTGCACCTGCGCGAAGGCGAAGATGAATTCCTCTCGTCGTGGAAACTCAAATCCATCATCCGCAAATATTCCGACCATATCTCGCTGCCTATCATGATGCAGAAGGAAGAATGGGACGAAGAGAAAAAAGAAACCGTGGTACGCGACGAATGGGAAACCATCAACCAGGCCAGCGCCTTGTGGGCACGCAGCAAGAATGAGATCACGCCTGAGCAATACGTCGAGTTTTACAAACACGTATCGCATGACTTCGGCGAACCACTGACTTATACGCATAACCGCGTCGAAGGCCGCAGCGAATACACGCAATTGCTCTACATCCCGAGCCAGGCACCGTTCGACCTGTGGGATCGCAACAAGCGCGGCGGCATCAAGCTTTACGTCAAACGCGTCTTCATCATGGACGATGCCGAACAATTGATGCCGGTCTACCTGCGCTTTGTCAAAGGCGTGATCGATTCGGCCGACCTGCCACTCAACGTCTCGCGCGAAATCCTGCAGGAATCGCGCGACGTCAAAGTCATACGCGAAGGCTCGACCAAACGCGTGCTGTCCATGCTGGAAGAATTGGCAAACAGCGACGAGCAGGCGGATAAGGATAAATACGTCACCTTCTGGAATGCCTTCGGCCAGGTCTTGAAAGAAGGCATAGGCGAAGATGCGAGCAACAAGGAACGCATCGCCAAGCTGCTGCGCTTTGCATCCACCCATAACGACAGCGATGCACAGACTGTTTCCTTCGCCGATTACATCGCACGCATGAAGGAAGGCCAAAGCAAGATTTACTACGCGACCGGCGAATCGTATAACGCTGCCAAAAACAGCCCGCACCTCGAAATCTTCCGCAAGAAAGGCATCGAAGTATTGTTGCTGACGGATCGCGTCGATGAATGGATGTTGTCCTTCCTCGAAGATTTCGACGGTAAGGAATTGTCATCGGTAGCGAAAGGCGACCTCGACCTCGGCGAGCTGGAAGATGAAGCAGAGAAGAAGCAACACCAGGAAACCGAAGACCAGTACAAGGAACTGGTAGCGAAGATGCAAACCGCATTGGCAGACAAAGCCAAGGAAGTGCGCATCACCTTCCGCCTGACCGATTCACCAGCCTGCCTGGTCGCCGGTGAAAATGAATTGTCCGGCAACCTGATGCGCATGCTGAAAGCGGCGGGACAAGATGCGCCGGACGCCAAGCCAACGCTGGAAATCAATCCGGACCATCCACTGGTGCAACGCCTGAAATACGAAGATGCGAAATTCGACGACTGGTCGAATATCCTGTTCGACCAGGCTTTGCTGGCAGAAGGCGGCAACCTCAACGATCCGGCCGGCTTCGTGAAGCGCCTGAATGAAATGCTGCTGGGCCTGGCAGCAAAATAA
- a CDS encoding DMT family transporter → MTNSSVMTQETKGMLLGAIGVALFSLTLPFTRMAVAELDPVFVALGRAVVAAACSAVLLWWTGAVLPNRTQLKSLFITALGVVVGFPVFSSIAMHYVPASHGAIILGILPLATALFGALRFGERPSPGFWIAAVIGSALVVGFALQQGGGELHIADLALFIAVMAAAMGYAEGGRLSQTLGGQQVISWALVLSMPVVLPVTVWLGWRHGVSASPAAWAGFAYVSLFSMFIGFFFWYKGLALGGIARVGQVQLIQPFLTLLGAAVILGEVLEWRTFLFALAIIAVVAIGRKMSIKRPN, encoded by the coding sequence ATGACAAATTCTTCCGTAATGACACAAGAAACCAAAGGCATGTTGCTGGGTGCAATCGGTGTCGCGCTTTTCAGCCTGACTTTGCCTTTTACCCGTATGGCGGTGGCCGAGCTGGATCCGGTGTTCGTCGCGCTTGGACGTGCAGTGGTTGCGGCCGCCTGTTCGGCGGTGCTGCTGTGGTGGACCGGGGCGGTATTGCCGAACCGGACGCAATTGAAATCCCTGTTCATTACCGCGCTCGGCGTGGTGGTCGGCTTCCCGGTGTTTTCATCGATTGCCATGCATTACGTACCGGCTTCGCATGGCGCCATCATCCTCGGCATCCTGCCTTTGGCTACTGCATTGTTTGGCGCACTGCGTTTTGGTGAACGGCCTTCGCCAGGTTTCTGGATTGCAGCGGTGATCGGCAGTGCGCTGGTGGTCGGCTTTGCCTTGCAGCAAGGCGGCGGTGAATTGCATATTGCCGACCTCGCATTATTTATTGCCGTGATGGCGGCGGCGATGGGCTATGCCGAAGGGGGTCGCCTGTCGCAGACCCTGGGCGGGCAGCAAGTCATTTCATGGGCGCTGGTTTTATCGATGCCGGTGGTCTTGCCGGTGACGGTATGGCTGGGCTGGCGGCACGGTGTCAGTGCTTCGCCTGCAGCGTGGGCCGGGTTTGCCTATGTCTCTTTGTTCTCGATGTTTATCGGTTTCTTCTTTTGGTACAAGGGTTTGGCGTTGGGCGGGATCGCACGGGTCGGGCAGGTGCAATTGATACAACCGTTTTTAACCTTGCTCGGCGCCGCGGTCATACTTGGCGAAGTACTGGAATGGCGTACCTTTTTGTTTGCACTTGCAATTATTGCCGTGGTGGCAATAGGAAGGAAGATGAGCATCAAGCGCCCAAATTGA
- a CDS encoding DUF1090 domain-containing protein — protein sequence MKIITTSCLSALLLLASVTGHAAEPLTGCAAKRQEVQTQIEHARAHGNKTQEKKLNIALKEIVDHCTDEGLRREREADIKKKENKVAERKADLEKAQAGGKTKKIAQQQKKLQQAEAELQEAKDKLTK from the coding sequence ATGAAAATAATCACGACCAGCTGTTTATCCGCCCTGCTGTTGTTAGCTTCAGTTACCGGCCACGCTGCAGAGCCGCTTACCGGCTGCGCCGCCAAACGCCAGGAAGTACAAACCCAGATCGAACACGCACGTGCGCATGGCAATAAAACGCAAGAAAAGAAACTGAATATCGCGCTCAAGGAAATCGTCGATCACTGCACCGATGAAGGATTACGCCGTGAACGCGAAGCCGATATCAAGAAAAAAGAAAACAAGGTAGCCGAACGCAAGGCTGACCTCGAAAAAGCGCAAGCCGGCGGCAAAACCAAAAAAATCGCGCAACAGCAAAAGAAACTGCAACAGGCAGAAGCCGAGCTGCAGGAAGCCAAAGACAAACTCACAAAGTAA
- a CDS encoding FUSC family protein, whose translation MEFNFITPRKNALVYIIKILSGSLILWYGLRALGLQEPYWAMISLIIVTEPDMTVAKANFKARLVNTISGCVIACLSLLLFGTSFFAMLIAMTLAVIVAMLWQNYPSNWRLGPVTVVILMSAAFSGAGVNEELHLAFLRVSEVMAGSIVALLQTVIYMQIQKWQQSDS comes from the coding sequence ATGGAATTCAATTTCATCACGCCCAGGAAAAACGCGCTGGTCTACATCATCAAGATCCTCTCCGGATCGCTGATCCTGTGGTACGGACTACGCGCGCTCGGCTTGCAAGAGCCTTACTGGGCAATGATTTCACTCATCATCGTGACCGAGCCGGACATGACGGTCGCAAAAGCCAACTTCAAGGCGCGCCTGGTCAATACCATATCCGGCTGTGTCATTGCCTGCCTCTCGCTACTGCTGTTCGGCACCAGCTTCTTTGCAATGCTGATCGCGATGACGCTGGCCGTCATCGTTGCCATGCTGTGGCAAAACTATCCGAGTAACTGGCGCCTCGGGCCGGTGACCGTGGTGATCCTGATGTCCGCCGCATTTTCGGGTGCCGGTGTGAATGAAGAATTGCACCTGGCCTTCCTGCGCGTCTCCGAAGTCATGGCCGGCAGCATCGTCGCCCTGTTGCAAACCGTGATCTATATGCAGATACAGAAATGGCAGCAAAGTGATTCCTAA